The Calothrix sp. PCC 7507 DNA segment AGCAGTATTATCACTAGCCAGTTAATTCACAAAAATACAAAATTTATTGGAAAACTCTATCGTTAGTATGATATTTTGCTTATTTACAATTTGAATCTAGTAGTCTGTCAGGGTTGAAATGAGGGACTGTAGCGTCTCGTTCACGCGACGCGGGCAAGATGCCCGCACTACCAAAAACCCCTCAAAACAAAATTGACAAACCACTAGGGTTAATGAAGAGTGCTGAGTTGAAAGACCCCCACAAGGGTTCTTGCTCTTCCCAGGGACAAAAAATTTAACCCACTTTGTTGTTATTAGTACAGTATTGCGTAAATAAACTACCCATACCAAATCGCCAAAAGTCTATCCTATAAACCTTTTGACTTTTGGTTACTGAGCTTGTCGAAGTATGACTTCACGGTAGTACTAAACCTCTGGACTGTAAAGCACTACATTTTCTTGTTCATTGGGATCATTTCGGGCGACGATCGCCTGAGCAGGTTCAGTCTCACTCAGATTAAATGGCTGATGGGGTACACCAGGTGGGATAAAAAGAAAATCACCTTCTTCGTTAATGACAGACTGTTTCAGCCCTTCCCCGAAGCGAGTTTCGACGCGACCTTTCAACAGATAAATTGCCGTCTCATAGTCTTTGTGGAAATGGGGTTCTGCTGTGCCACCTGCCGGAATAATCACCAAATTTAACGAAATTCCTTTAGTACCTGCAGTCGCTGCAGAAATACCCACAAAGTAAGGTAGATTTTGGCGAGTTGGGGTTTGGGTATCAGGCCGAATTGTCACCACCTCTTGAGAACTGATAGGGGAACTGGCGTTTTGCGAATCTGACATAAAAGTGTCCCTCTTTCTAAAGAAACAAGTTGAGTGTAATAACCATCACCTTAGCTTTATTTTAATTTAACCCTCGTGGCATGTGCGATCGCACATTAACGTGAGTGAGTTCGATGAACCTCTCCCCAACCCCTCTCCGAAGCGGAGCTACGGTGTACACAAAAGTTAGAAAATCTCACCCACATCGGCTTTAGTCTGGTAGGGTGCGTTAGACGGAACGTCGTAACGCACCGAAAATCAAGGATGGTGCGTTACGCTGTCGCTACTTTTAAAGGTTTTGGGGTGATTAAATCACTTGTGTGTACACGGTAGCCCTTGGGGGAGAGGCTTGGAGAGGGGTTCTTTAAATTCGTTGAACTCACGTTACATTAGCTTTCGTTTGTGTGCAATGATGAACCGCGATTTCTAATCGCCTGGTATATTTGCAAAGGTGACATGCTCCCGAACGCAACGGCGTAAACAAAGCACATTGCTTGTCGGACTTGTAACCAAAAAGACAAGTGTACTTTCTGTGAAGATTTGTACAACTGTTCGTTATGTTCACAGGAGCATAGGGTTTTTACTGATACAACTAAATATAATTGTGAGCTGTTATGAAAAAAACTAACCAAACTTTTATTAGTGCAGTATGACCACAGATAGCATTAAGTTGACGATCGCCTTCAATGACCCTGACTTGGACGCGGAAGAACGGGATGAGCAGGTTCAACGACTCATGACTGAACTCAAGCAAATGGACGATTTAGATGCAGTTGTTGGTCGTGTTCTTGACCCCAAGCCACCAGAAGGCAACAAAGCATTAGGTGGTTTTCTGATAGGTTTATTGACAACTCAGGTCAATGCAGCCAATGCTCAAAAG contains these protein-coding regions:
- a CDS encoding cupin domain-containing protein, which codes for MSDSQNASSPISSQEVVTIRPDTQTPTRQNLPYFVGISAATAGTKGISLNLVIIPAGGTAEPHFHKDYETAIYLLKGRVETRFGEGLKQSVINEEGDFLFIPPGVPHQPFNLSETEPAQAIVARNDPNEQENVVLYSPEV